Part of the Streptomyces sp. f51 genome is shown below.
CCGAGGCGTGGCGCGCGGGCGAGCGGCGCGGGTCACCCCGGCTCACGGAGGACCGGCGTGACGAGCGGCGCGGGTCACCCCGGCTCACGGAGGACCGGTGTGGCCCCCATCCCCACCCCAGCGACGAAAGGACACGTACCCATGCCCTCCAACGAGTTCACCCTCGACGACCTCAGGCGCATCCTGCGCGACGGGGCCGGCGCCGACGAATCCGCCGACCTCGACGGGGACATCGCGGACACCGACTTCGAGTCGCTGGGCTACGAGTCCCTCGCGATGCTGGAGACCGGCGGGCGCATCGAGCGCGAGTTCGGCATCACCCTGGACGACGACACGCTGACCGACGCCCGCACCC
Proteins encoded:
- a CDS encoding acyl carrier protein; the encoded protein is MPSNEFTLDDLRRILRDGAGADESADLDGDIADTDFESLGYESLAMLETGGRIEREFGITLDDDTLTDARTPRELMDAVNALLVPAEIG